The following coding sequences are from one Novosphingobium sp. Gsoil 351 window:
- a CDS encoding thiamine pyrophosphate-binding protein → MTGAERIAAQLAAQGVATVFAVAGASHTWLLDALDRAEFAIVSSRHESGAVGAADGYARTLADRRPPRLGVALIVAEQGMANAIGGLAVAHALGSPVVVLAASPPRGHAEAETSDPLALVAPVAKWARTVPSADRLGDYLATAIRMAVSGRPGPAVLVIPQDLFQAESGAAEPTILAAPSSPADGDAIDQAARMLADSQRPLAIAGFGAFRSGAADALRALASEFAVPVLGNGSGRGLVAEDDALGFSWPYAQIAAHQADCVLVVGEVLTQRLGFGLVPRFARTARFIQIDAVAEAFGRNRPIDCALLGDPDATLALVVERLRARRVAAKPSWLPQTLTQRAATVARLAKPGGGAIHPLTLAAALRSRLPADAVLVGDGADIANWMYGALRVRRAGGFMDHYPLGAMGSGTALAVGAAAALREIGDPAPVVLVTGDGSLGFHPGELHAAARAGLNLKVVVGNDGAWGTEAHGQLVALGRTLNTELGMLPYARLAEAFGCAGLTCEMFDDLGGQLNALLATSGPALLDVRIDPAAGAELKTNPLASNILFSDIAQAQSAFEGPGDD, encoded by the coding sequence ATGACCGGCGCGGAACGGATCGCGGCGCAACTGGCCGCGCAGGGCGTCGCGACGGTGTTCGCGGTGGCGGGCGCGTCGCACACCTGGCTGCTCGACGCGCTCGACCGCGCGGAGTTCGCGATCGTTTCCAGCCGTCACGAAAGCGGCGCGGTGGGCGCTGCGGACGGCTATGCCCGCACCCTTGCCGATCGCCGCCCGCCGCGGCTGGGGGTGGCGCTGATCGTCGCCGAGCAGGGCATGGCCAATGCGATCGGCGGACTGGCGGTGGCGCACGCACTCGGCTCGCCGGTGGTGGTGCTCGCCGCCAGCCCGCCACGCGGCCACGCCGAGGCCGAGACCTCCGATCCACTGGCCCTGGTCGCCCCGGTGGCGAAGTGGGCGCGCACCGTGCCCAGCGCGGACCGGCTGGGCGACTATCTCGCCACCGCGATCCGCATGGCGGTAAGCGGGCGGCCCGGTCCGGCGGTGCTGGTGATCCCGCAGGACCTGTTCCAGGCCGAGAGCGGGGCAGCCGAACCGACCATCCTCGCCGCGCCATCCTCTCCCGCCGACGGCGATGCGATCGATCAGGCCGCGCGGATGCTGGCGGATTCTCAGCGCCCCTTGGCCATCGCCGGGTTCGGCGCCTTCCGCAGCGGCGCGGCGGATGCCTTGCGCGCCTTGGCGAGCGAGTTCGCGGTGCCGGTGCTCGGCAACGGCAGCGGGCGCGGGCTGGTCGCCGAAGACGACGCGCTCGGCTTTTCGTGGCCTTATGCCCAGATTGCCGCGCACCAGGCGGACTGCGTGCTGGTGGTCGGCGAAGTGCTGACCCAGCGGCTCGGGTTCGGGCTGGTGCCGCGCTTCGCGAGGACCGCCCGGTTCATCCAGATCGACGCGGTGGCCGAGGCGTTCGGGCGCAATCGCCCGATCGACTGCGCCTTGCTCGGCGATCCCGACGCCACCCTTGCGCTGGTGGTCGAGCGGCTGCGCGCGCGGCGGGTGGCAGCGAAACCATCCTGGTTGCCACAGACGCTGACGCAGCGCGCGGCGACGGTAGCGCGGCTGGCCAAGCCCGGCGGCGGCGCGATCCATCCGCTGACGCTGGCGGCCGCGCTCCGGTCGCGCCTGCCGGCGGACGCGGTGCTGGTCGGCGACGGCGCGGACATCGCCAACTGGATGTACGGGGCGCTGCGGGTGCGGCGCGCGGGCGGGTTCATGGATCACTACCCGCTGGGCGCGATGGGCAGTGGCACCGCGCTGGCGGTGGGCGCGGCGGCGGCCCTGCGCGAAATCGGCGATCCCGCGCCGGTGGTGCTGGTGACCGGCGACGGTTCGCTCGGCTTCCACCCGGGCGAGCTCCACGCCGCGGCGCGGGCCGGGCTGAACCTGAAGGTCGTGGTTGGCAACGACGGCGCCTGGGGGACCGAGGCGCACGGGCAACTGGTGGCGCTGGGGCGCACGCTCAACACCGAGCTGGGCATGCTGCCCTACGCGCGATTGGCCGAGGCGTTCGGCTGCGCCGGGCTGACCTGCGAGATGTTCGACGACCTAGGCGGGCAGCTGAATGCGTTGCTGGCGACATCCGGCCCCGCGCTGCTCGACGTGCGGATCGATCCTGCAGCGGGGGCCGAACTCAAGACCAACCCCCTCGCCTCGAACATCCTGTTCAGCGACATAGCCCAGGCGCAGAGTGCCTTCGAAGGGCCCGGCGATGACTGA
- a CDS encoding VOC family protein gives MHDPWANAAALDGLAIDHIGIVVRDLAPTLAWLRGRGFRVNDGVPLMGADGPLGQISAHCVFANGYVEISTPVPGSGNHLEPLLAQGEGVCILALATSDAAADHARLGALAAGRPRASSRRVQLREGEREARFVWFPLTEVVPGAITAVVEHRDPDIVFAAELREHPNGATRLADVLFGAAPALPALAAGDEQAAALLGQGLSPGIAGFSIGGCTAFADRRTGFHARGLP, from the coding sequence ATGCATGATCCCTGGGCAAACGCCGCCGCGCTCGACGGGCTGGCAATCGATCATATCGGAATCGTCGTCCGCGACCTCGCCCCCACGCTCGCCTGGCTGCGCGGGCGCGGGTTCCGGGTCAACGACGGGGTGCCCCTGATGGGTGCGGACGGACCGCTCGGCCAGATCAGCGCGCATTGCGTGTTCGCCAACGGCTATGTCGAGATCAGCACGCCCGTGCCCGGCAGCGGCAACCACCTCGAGCCGCTGCTCGCGCAGGGCGAAGGCGTGTGCATTCTCGCGCTGGCGACCAGCGATGCCGCCGCCGATCACGCGCGCCTGGGTGCGCTCGCCGCCGGGCGGCCGCGCGCTTCGTCCCGCCGCGTCCAACTTCGCGAAGGCGAACGCGAAGCGCGGTTCGTCTGGTTCCCGCTGACCGAGGTCGTGCCCGGCGCGATTACCGCGGTCGTCGAGCATCGCGATCCCGATATCGTCTTCGCCGCCGAGCTGCGCGAGCACCCCAACGGCGCAACGCGGCTGGCCGATGTGCTGTTCGGCGCGGCACCTGCGCTGCCCGCGCTGGCGGCAGGCGATGAGCAGGCTGCGGCGCTGCTCGGCCAAGGCCTGTCTCCCGGCATCGCCGGGTTCTCCATCGGCGGCTGCACGGCGTTCGCCGATCGCCGCACCGGATTTCACGCGAGAGGCCTGCCATGA
- a CDS encoding FAD-binding oxidoreductase has product MLRAGPSSRPTSPRRARVRWRWCGSSLTQELAGVVAACGDAGVAIVPRGGGFSYTGGYTASVEESVTLDLRGIDRVFEINETDMYVRVGAGCTWHDLYTALKAKGLRTPYFGPMSGYSATVGGALSQGSFFLGSTEYGTVMESVLSIEMVLADGSIIHTGSDSAANTAPFYRNYGPDLTGLFLADTGALGFKAVATLKLIKFPPHQAYGSFAFADGSQAVAALSEIGRRGLAAEAYAWDPYFVRVMSEASTGTRQDLSFLLAVIRNGAGVIDGLRAGLRIALAGKAVFRPSTHLLQVTMDDHSAEGAAARLKQVRAIALANGAQEVAPSVPRALRAMPFTNFNVPERRTAERNLPTNSLYPHSRAPTAHAAIAALFARHAEEMERRGVRVGTVFFAVGKSALCIEPLIYWNDEDHLAHDRIAQTSDLARLEATPEPSETTAYVHALRGELKAIMQQQGAVHVQIGRAYDLLGTREPRVTELLRQIKQAVDPARLVNPGSLGL; this is encoded by the coding sequence ATCCTGCGCGCCGGACCTTCTTCTCGACCGACCTCGCCGCGTCGGGCGCGCGTCCGCTGGCGGTGGTGCGGGTCGAGTCTCACCCAAGAGCTGGCGGGCGTGGTCGCTGCATGCGGCGATGCCGGGGTGGCGATCGTCCCGCGCGGCGGCGGCTTCTCCTATACCGGCGGCTATACCGCTTCGGTCGAGGAAAGCGTCACGCTGGATTTGCGCGGCATCGACCGGGTCTTCGAGATCAACGAGACCGACATGTACGTGCGCGTGGGCGCGGGCTGCACCTGGCACGATCTCTACACGGCGTTGAAAGCCAAGGGTCTGCGCACCCCCTATTTCGGGCCGATGTCGGGCTATAGCGCGACGGTCGGCGGGGCGTTGTCGCAAGGCTCGTTCTTTCTCGGCTCGACCGAGTACGGCACGGTGATGGAATCGGTGCTGAGCATCGAGATGGTCCTCGCGGACGGCTCGATCATCCACACCGGATCGGACAGTGCGGCCAACACCGCGCCGTTCTATCGCAACTACGGCCCCGATCTCACCGGGCTGTTCCTGGCCGATACCGGCGCGCTCGGGTTCAAGGCGGTGGCGACGCTCAAGCTGATCAAGTTTCCGCCGCACCAGGCCTATGGCAGCTTCGCGTTTGCCGATGGGTCGCAGGCGGTCGCCGCGCTGTCGGAGATCGGCCGGCGCGGGCTGGCCGCAGAAGCCTATGCCTGGGACCCATATTTCGTCCGGGTGATGAGCGAAGCCTCCACCGGCACGCGCCAGGACCTGAGCTTCCTCCTCGCGGTGATCCGCAACGGCGCGGGCGTGATCGACGGCCTGCGCGCCGGGCTGCGGATCGCGCTGGCGGGCAAGGCGGTGTTCCGCCCCAGCACGCATCTGCTTCAAGTGACGATGGACGACCACAGCGCCGAAGGCGCGGCCGCGCGGCTCAAGCAGGTCCGCGCGATCGCGCTGGCCAACGGCGCGCAGGAAGTGGCGCCGTCGGTGCCGCGGGCGTTGCGGGCGATGCCGTTCACCAACTTCAACGTGCCCGAGCGCCGCACCGCCGAGCGCAACCTGCCCACCAACAGCCTCTATCCCCACAGCCGCGCGCCCACCGCGCACGCCGCGATCGCGGCGCTGTTCGCGCGCCATGCCGAAGAGATGGAGCGGCGCGGGGTCAGGGTCGGGACCGTATTCTTCGCGGTCGGCAAGTCGGCGCTGTGCATCGAGCCGTTGATCTATTGGAACGACGAGGACCACCTCGCCCACGACCGGATCGCCCAGACCAGCGATCTGGCGCGGCTGGAAGCGACACCCGAGCCATCCGAGACCACCGCCTATGTCCACGCCCTGCGCGGCGAATTGAAGGCGATCATGCAGCAGCAGGGTGCGGTCCACGTCCAGATCGGCCGCGCCTATGACCTGCTCGGCACCCGCGAGCCGCGCGTCACGGAATTGCTGCGGCAGATCAAGCAGGCGGTCGATCCCGCACGACTGGTCAACCCTGGATCGCTGGGGCTCTAG
- a CDS encoding GntR family transcriptional regulator, which yields MNASDQAYLALREQILEGRLKPGTALKERDLCDELSVSRTPIREALRRLSADGLAEVRPGRSIIVSSFDAGELTEIFELGIVLESFVARLAAEKATDADIGRLEAIVAEMASLVEAGGAQEEVAYVKLDQAFHDTIAAMARNPRIAQILKQTMSFRVLANIFGAYEPGDFATSLAQHRTIVGAIASRDADWAQSAMGSHIRTGQAAHRRHAG from the coding sequence ATGAATGCTTCCGACCAGGCCTATCTTGCCCTCCGCGAGCAAATCCTCGAAGGGCGGCTCAAGCCCGGCACCGCGCTCAAGGAGCGCGATCTGTGCGACGAGCTCAGCGTCAGCCGGACCCCGATTCGCGAGGCGCTGCGGCGCCTGTCGGCGGACGGTCTCGCCGAGGTCCGTCCCGGACGCTCGATCATCGTCAGCTCGTTCGATGCTGGCGAACTGACCGAGATCTTCGAGCTTGGCATCGTCCTCGAAAGCTTCGTCGCCAGGCTCGCCGCCGAAAAGGCGACCGACGCCGACATCGGCCGACTGGAAGCGATCGTCGCCGAGATGGCCAGCCTGGTCGAAGCGGGCGGCGCGCAAGAGGAAGTGGCATACGTCAAGCTCGACCAGGCCTTCCACGATACAATCGCGGCGATGGCGCGCAACCCGCGGATCGCCCAAATCCTCAAGCAGACCATGAGCTTCCGGGTGCTGGCCAACATCTTCGGCGCTTACGAGCCGGGCGATTTCGCGACATCGCTGGCGCAACATCGCACCATCGTCGGGGCTATCGCCAGCAGGGATGCGGACTGGGCGCAGTCGGCGATGGGCAGCCACATCCGCACCGGCCAGGCCGCACACCGCCGCCACGCCGGCTGA
- a CDS encoding MFS transporter yields MYRGWAVTGGTIATQMAQAGLLIYGFSALALPLEREFGTSRGAVMVTTTCLSLASSALAPLAGRAIDRGSVRRLMLLACAMLAAGFLALSKAGALWQVWTIYSVLLAPANVLLGQLSSAALITRWFGPRRGRAMGISTLGTSLGGFVFPVALAAGTAAFGWRTAAALVGCGAALAVAAIVALAIVDRPADVGLPGEDSYAPTGLEIADEALSASAILAMPAFWIITFGVGIKLATYLGLVNNLAAYGRDLGVGEVAAAGLVSVLSVTSMAGKLGFGWLAERSPLKWLFAGALGLTILAFAGLIAARGYPSLLAACLLLGLATGGMLPLWGLIVAQVFGQASFGRALGLTNLIMVPLTATASPLAGWSYDATGGYRTAILASMALLALATALIALLPRQGR; encoded by the coding sequence ATGTACCGCGGCTGGGCCGTGACCGGCGGCACGATCGCCACCCAGATGGCGCAGGCCGGGCTGCTGATCTACGGCTTTTCGGCGCTGGCGCTGCCGCTGGAGCGTGAGTTCGGCACCAGCCGGGGCGCGGTGATGGTGACGACCACCTGCCTCTCGCTCGCCTCGAGCGCGCTCGCCCCGCTCGCCGGGCGGGCGATCGACCGGGGATCGGTGCGGCGGCTGATGCTGCTGGCCTGCGCGATGCTCGCCGCCGGATTCCTCGCGCTCTCGAAGGCGGGAGCGCTGTGGCAGGTATGGACGATCTACTCGGTGCTGCTTGCCCCCGCCAACGTCCTCCTCGGGCAGCTTTCCAGCGCCGCGCTGATCACTCGCTGGTTCGGCCCCAGGCGCGGGCGGGCGATGGGAATATCCACGCTGGGCACCTCGCTCGGCGGGTTCGTGTTTCCGGTGGCGCTGGCCGCCGGGACGGCGGCGTTCGGCTGGCGGACAGCCGCCGCGCTGGTCGGTTGCGGCGCGGCGCTGGCGGTGGCGGCAATCGTCGCGCTCGCGATAGTCGATCGGCCCGCCGATGTCGGGCTGCCGGGCGAGGACAGCTATGCGCCCACCGGTCTCGAAATCGCGGACGAAGCCTTGTCGGCCTCCGCAATCCTGGCGATGCCGGCGTTCTGGATCATTACCTTCGGCGTCGGAATCAAGCTCGCCACCTATCTCGGCCTGGTCAACAACCTTGCCGCCTATGGTCGCGATCTGGGGGTCGGCGAGGTCGCCGCCGCGGGCCTGGTTTCCGTGCTTTCGGTCACCTCGATGGCGGGCAAGCTGGGGTTCGGCTGGCTGGCCGAGCGCAGCCCGCTCAAATGGCTGTTCGCCGGCGCGCTGGGCCTGACCATCCTCGCCTTCGCCGGGCTGATCGCGGCGCGCGGCTATCCCTCGCTGCTCGCCGCCTGCCTGCTGCTCGGGCTCGCCACGGGGGGCATGCTGCCGCTGTGGGGGCTGATCGTCGCCCAGGTGTTCGGCCAGGCCTCGTTCGGCCGCGCGCTCGGGCTGACCAACCTCATCATGGTTCCGCTCACCGCGACCGCCTCGCCACTGGCGGGGTGGAGCTACGATGCGACCGGCGGCTATCGCACGGCGATCCTCGCCTCGATGGCATTGCTCGCGCTGGCGACGGCGCTGATCGCGCTGCTGCCGAGGCAGGGGCGATGA
- a CDS encoding cupin domain-containing protein — protein sequence MTRSVHTKVGECRSLPSRQALRGKASAAVDPSDQLRLQPARSERAWVELGGLLIGAALVASALPAQAHASHAQSGPAPIRRIVTTEDAAGRAVVLADGHSANSVTLNGSTITRLWETQGSPVAVPVAADLGATAGNAYRPGFTGSSLYVADIPPGSNLKDIPLHKQESMDYIVLLTGQIDLVLATGPGGGKRVAMKPGDVLIQAGNNHSWVNTGKTVARLLCVTQTGVRPKP from the coding sequence ATGACCCGTTCCGTTCACACCAAGGTTGGCGAATGCCGGTCCCTTCCCTCCCGCCAGGCGCTGCGCGGCAAGGCGAGTGCGGCCGTCGACCCTTCCGATCAGCTTCGCTTGCAACCAGCTCGGAGCGAACGAGCCTGGGTCGAGTTGGGTGGGCTGCTCATCGGCGCGGCGCTTGTCGCAAGCGCCCTTCCCGCCCAGGCTCACGCCTCCCATGCCCAATCCGGCCCGGCGCCGATCCGCCGCATCGTCACGACCGAGGATGCGGCCGGCCGCGCGGTGGTGCTGGCCGACGGGCACAGCGCCAACTCAGTCACGCTCAACGGCTCGACGATCACCCGGCTGTGGGAGACGCAAGGCTCGCCCGTGGCGGTTCCGGTTGCCGCCGATCTGGGGGCGACCGCGGGCAATGCCTATCGCCCCGGCTTCACCGGCAGCAGCCTCTACGTGGCGGACATTCCGCCCGGATCGAACCTCAAGGACATCCCGCTGCACAAGCAGGAGAGCATGGACTACATCGTGCTGCTGACGGGGCAGATCGATCTGGTCCTCGCCACTGGACCGGGGGGCGGCAAGCGGGTTGCGATGAAGCCGGGCGACGTGCTGATCCAGGCAGGCAACAACCACAGTTGGGTCAACACCGGCAAGACCGTGGCCCGGCTGCTGTGCGTGACCCAGACCGGCGTTCGCCCAAAGCCGTGA
- a CDS encoding cupin domain-containing protein has translation MARPHILFIQAPALPWRDGLYSGARPEVRSKLLSIDEAGTDATTIVRYPAGWRRDRPEHLTCHEEFLILEGELIINGRSYTRQQYGFLPAGYVHEAAASPAGATVLTMFYDAPQVVAGSPATPHDPALLVEHVDPLGMEWDPGLVDPQLSKGVAIKPLRTDPYTQETSFLYMSPPHRVPPGMAKPQWTHAMVEELFCLAGTYVWGDCGRMGPGGYAWWREREWHGPSGTDTGYLLFVRTIGGPLDNTFATEKKPFRWDPPYTPRLPPELARYARAYEEPPLA, from the coding sequence GTGGCGCGACCGCATATCCTGTTTATCCAGGCCCCGGCCCTGCCGTGGCGCGACGGGCTGTATTCAGGGGCGCGGCCCGAAGTGCGATCCAAGCTGCTGTCGATCGACGAAGCGGGAACCGACGCGACCACCATCGTGCGCTATCCCGCGGGCTGGCGGCGCGACCGTCCCGAGCACCTCACCTGCCATGAGGAGTTCCTGATTCTCGAGGGCGAGCTGATCATCAACGGGCGCAGCTACACCCGCCAGCAATACGGCTTCCTGCCCGCCGGATACGTTCACGAGGCCGCCGCAAGCCCGGCGGGGGCGACGGTGCTGACGATGTTCTACGACGCCCCACAAGTCGTCGCCGGGTCACCGGCGACCCCGCACGATCCGGCGCTGCTGGTCGAACACGTCGATCCGCTGGGCATGGAATGGGACCCGGGGCTGGTCGATCCGCAACTGTCGAAGGGGGTCGCGATCAAGCCGCTGCGGACCGATCCCTACACGCAGGAAACCTCGTTCCTCTATATGTCCCCGCCGCACCGCGTGCCCCCCGGGATGGCCAAGCCGCAGTGGACCCACGCTATGGTCGAGGAGCTGTTCTGCCTGGCCGGAACCTACGTGTGGGGCGATTGCGGACGGATGGGTCCGGGCGGCTATGCCTGGTGGCGCGAGCGCGAATGGCACGGACCTTCAGGCACAGACACCGGCTACTTGCTGTTCGTCCGTACGATCGGCGGGCCGCTCGACAACACTTTCGCGACCGAGAAGAAGCCGTTCCGCTGGGATCCGCCCTATACCCCGCGGCTCCCGCCCGAGCTGGCGCGCTATGCCCGCGCCTACGAGGAGCCTCCGCTTGCCTGA